In the genome of Mytilus edulis chromosome 3, xbMytEdul2.2, whole genome shotgun sequence, one region contains:
- the LOC139517221 gene encoding disintegrin and metalloproteinase domain-containing protein 10-like, whose amino-acid sequence MGLMRTGVMCAVAAIILSSLAQCVAVQEKFKSGTFEKFITGRNVKVYEFVRITNKSQNESCEKILIFSFIRINFVFCLRHDPTVFAEDVIISIKDEISEHKERLKLQNRKQIYKGIVNNDKESFVYGKIDDNNKFDGYFILNQTYYFIEPFSNYNTTDLSELCIIYLINERSSVLHFDTSDANLTSKKNYSNRKMHNRKSNLKFSTPIRLDNNKFKTKKRSKRSVRAKSCTVHLVADHTFYEHVGKQSVGATVSELVYRLGDADVTFRGTDFNGDGYGDNIGFLISQITIFTSKYSTDYKLGDESLDVYDYLDTFSQYNFDDFCLAVAFTHRDFERGILGLAWVASSSFYGAAGGICQKRIRYSEDNKLYSLNTALVTTLNYGERILGYDCSLVLTHELGHNFGSSHDPIGHPICSPDDDDGNYLMYAYASEGSKPNHNKFSTCSINSMHPVIINKGWCFSSYNGPHCGNFVVEDGEECDCGDTDTCAFIDPCCSPQGSVSGSDPPCTLRRALGYECSSKNSPCCTDECKFIPSTLLHVCSTSSECTIDAICNGTAANCPTKENKVDDTLCDNGRRLCQSGVCFKSICNKYDLEQCECSERTENECLICCRHSNSSQCFPTSNFAIYDENMNILHIKPGERCNSVAGYCDNNGKCVSKSDTSAMERIFSEETGDEIKKWFGKYWYYVLTGITLLAFLALVFVATKKKTENVQLDAFRLGRLENFVDSAEVEISQQVDNLKEKEDNFEKMIESIQRGDESRDYVRAIGRLTTFFPTAPVHIVTEIARKSTSESVAVRLLILKGYPVRKVVVNELSTTITA is encoded by the coding sequence ATGGGCTTGATGAGAACTGGTGTAATGTGTGCAGTTGCTGCAATAATTTTATCATCCTTAGCTCAATGTGTTGCTGtacaagaaaaattcaaaagtggTACGTTTGAAAAATTCATTACTGGTCGAAATGTTAAAGTTTATGAGTTTGTAAGAATAACGAACAAAAGTCAAAACGAATCGTgtgaaaaaatattgatattttcatttattcGGATCAACTTTGTATTTTGCCTCAGACACGACCCAACTGTTTTTGCAGAAGACGTTATTATCAGTATTAAGGATGAAATTTCGGAACACAAAGAACGATTGAAATTGCAAAATCGAAAGCAGATTTATAAAGGAATTGTTAACAATGATAAAGAATCGTTTGTATATGGAAAAATAGACGATAACAATAAGTTTGATGGGTATTTTATTCTTAATCAGACATATTATTTTATAGAGCCATTTAGCAATTACAACACGACAGATCTGTCTGAACTGtgtataatttacttgataaatgaGCGATCAAGTGTTCTTCATTTTGACACAAGTGATGCGAATTTGACCTCAaagaaaaattattcaaacaggaaaatgcATAACAGAAAGTCGAATTTAAAATTCTCTACACCTATTCGTCTTgataacaacaaatttaaaactaaaaagaGATCAAAACGTTCAGTTAGAGCAAAATCTTGTACTGTTCATTTGGTGGCGGATCACACCTTTTATGAACATGTTGGGAAACAATCTGTAGGGGCAACAGTATCTGAACTTGTATATCGTTTAGGTGATGCAGACGTGACCTTTAGAGGAACTGACTTCAACGGCGATGGATATGGTGACAATATAGGTTTTCTGATTTCACAGATAACCATTTTTACGAGCAAATATTCTACAGATTATAAACTTGGTGATGAATCACTTGACGTTTACGACTATCTTGATACATTTTCGCAGTATAATTTTGACGACTTTTGTTTGGCAGTGGCTTTTACTCATAGAGATTTCGAACGTGGCATTCTTGGCCTCGCATGGGTTGCTAGTTCAAGTTTTTATGGTGCAGCGGGTGGTATATGTCAAAAACGAATAAGGTATTCTGAGGATAACAAACTTTATAGTCTTAACACGGCATTAGTAACTACGCTTAATTATGGTGAGCGAATTTTAGGTTATGACTGTTCGCTTGTACTAACCCATGAATTGGGACATAATTTTGGAAGTTCACACGACCCTATTGGGCATCCCATCTGCTCACCTGATGATGATGACGGGAACTATCTTATGTACGCATATGCGAGTGAAGGCTCGAAGCCTAATCATAATAAATTTTCAACATGTAGCATTAATTCGATGCATCCAGTGATCATAAATAAAGGTTGGTGCTTTTCATCATATAATGGTCCCCATTGCGGAAATTTTGTCGTTGAGGATGGAGAGGAATGCGATTGCGGAGACACAGATACTTGTGCATTTATTGACCCTTGTTGCTCTCCTCAGGGTAGCGTATCTGGATCTGATCCGCCATGCACACTGCGACGAGCACTAGGATATGAATGTTCATCTAAGAATTCTCCATGTTGTACCGATGAGTGCAAGTTTATTCCAAGCACGCTTCTACATGTTTGTAGTACAAGTTCAGAGTGCACAATAGATGCTATTTGTAATGGAACTGCGGCCAATTGTCCAACGAAGGAAAATAAAGTTGATGATACATTATGCGATAATGGTCGTAGACTGTGCCAATCCGGagtttgttttaaaagtatatgCAACAAGTATGATTTAGAACAATGTGAATGTTCAGAAAGAACAGAAAATGAATGCCTAATTTGTTGCAGACATTCAAATTCATCACAATGCTTTCCCACATCAAACTTTGCAATATATGACGAAAACATGAACATTTTACACATTAAACCTGGAGAGAGATGTAATAGTGTGGCCGGGTACTGTGATAATAATGGCAAATGTGTGTCTAAAAGTGATACGAGTGCAATGGAACGAATATTTAGTGAAGAAACAGgtgatgaaattaaaaaatggtTTGGCAAATACTGGTATTATGTTTTAACTGGAATTACCTTATTAGCTTTTCTTGCTCTTGTTTTTGTGGCAactaaaaagaaaacagaaaacgTTCAACTGGATGCTTTTAGGTTAGGTAGATTAGAAAATTTTGTTGATTCTGCCGAGGTAGAAATAAGTCAGCAGGTAGACAATTTAAAGGAGAAGGaagacaattttgaaaaaatgatcgAATCAATTCAGCGAGGCGACGAATCTAGAGATTATGTGAGAGCAATTGGTAGGCTAACAACTTTTTTCCCTACAGCTCCTGTTCACATTGTGACAGAAATAGCAAGAAAATCAACAAGTGAGAGCGTTGCTGTTCGCTTACTTATACTGAAAGGATACCCTGTGCGAAAAGTAGTCGTAAATGAATTGTCAACAACTATAACTGCCTAA
- the LOC139517224 gene encoding splicing regulator SDE2-like: MMSSIVVCHVTRKTFFTDINHLVLPATDCYLTCNGHIITGKAVLENGQVYHVVPRLVGGKGGFGSMLRAIGAQIEKTTNHEACRDISGRRMRDVNNEKKLKEWIGQKAEKDKQREIEKQERRERRRAMPNHKFEDETYHEQRKKVAENQEDAILQGLQKVNKTVPSCTATSETATTSGVKRKTTGTDSGPTVKSAKKTEWLGIDLDNLSDLDSDEDSETSLPEQGDGSPLPSNEDSCDPYPQTDDISKPQDTQDNLNISEHKNICEGDSNQEKKETNIIIKDTGMQKTEIDEKPEKEDFKKGSITQSETSIELLDSLKKVPPKIKKEEVKETCKKEEQVQGPVNLDDYNSTEDLQALGLDRLKLALIDRKMKCGGNLEQRAERLFSVKGLTEDQIPPSLLSKPSKKK, from the exons ATGATGAGTAGTATAGTAGTGTGTCATGTTACAAGAAAAACGTTTTTTACAGACATCAATCATTTG gttttaccAGCTACAGATTGTTATCTTACTTGCAATGGACACATTATAACAGGAAAAGCTGTACTTGAAAATGGACAAGTTTACCATGTTGTACCAAGACTTGTTGGGGGCAAAGGAG GATTTGGTTCTATGTTGCGTGCTATCGGAGCACAAATTGAGAAAACAACAAACCATGAAGCTTGCAGAGATATTAGTGGCAGACGTATGAGAGATGTTAACAATGAGAAAAA ATTAAAAGAATGGATTGGGCAAAAGGCAGAAAAGGACAAACAACGTGAGATAGAAAAACAGGAAAGAAGAGAGAGAAGAAGGGCAATGCCAAATCACAAATTTGAAGATGAAACTTATCATGAACAGAGGAAAAAAGTAGCAGAAAATCAAGAAGATGCAATTTTGCAGg GTCTTCAAAAAGTGAACAAGACAGTACCATCTTGTACAGCAACTTCAGAAACAGCTACAACTAGTGGTGTTAAGAGAAAAACAACAGGAACTGATTCAGGACCTACTGTAAAATCAGCAAAGAAAACAGAATG gTTAGGAATTGATCTTGATAACCTCAGTGACCTTGACTCTGATGAGGATTCAGAAACTTCTTTACCAGAACAGGGAGATGGTTCTCCATTAcccagtaatgaagatagttgtgATCCCTACCCTCAAACTGATGACATTAGTAAACCACAGGATACACAAGACAATTTAAACATCAGTGAACACAAAAACATATGTGAGGGAGATAGTAATCaggaaaaaaaggaaacaaatatcatTATTAAAGATACCGGTATGCAAAAAACTGAAATAGACGAAAAACCAGAAAAGGAAGATTTTAAAAAGGGTTCCATTACACAGAGTGAAACATCGATAGAATTACTAGACTCCCTGAAAAAGGTACCACCTAAGATTAAAAAGGAAGAGGTTAAAGAAACATGTAAAAAG GAAGAACAGGTACAGGGACCAGTAAATCTTGACGATTACAATTCAACAGAAGATCTTCAAGCTCTTGGTTTAGATCGTCTTAAGCTTGCATTGATTGACAGAAAAATGAAATGTGGTGGGAATCTGGAGCAAAGAGCTGAAAGACTTTTTTCTGTAAAAGGCCTTACGGAGGATCAAATTCCACCATCTCTCCTGTCAAAACcaagtaaaaagaaataa